In a single window of the Candidatus Zixiibacteriota bacterium genome:
- a CDS encoding DoxX family protein, whose protein sequence is MNKTLWVGQALLAAIFLWAGGIKLVLPAEQLAGPVPLPVGFLRLVGVLEVAGGLGVVLPGLLGVRPELVPLAAAGLLIIMIGATAVTLAGGLSVTVLIPLVVGAMASFVAYGRWRLEPHRGGAPRTGEKR, encoded by the coding sequence ATGAACAAAACGTTGTGGGTCGGTCAAGCTCTACTGGCGGCGATCTTTCTGTGGGCCGGCGGCATCAAGCTGGTTCTGCCGGCCGAGCAGCTAGCCGGGCCGGTGCCGCTCCCGGTGGGCTTCCTTCGATTGGTCGGCGTGCTGGAGGTCGCCGGCGGTCTCGGAGTCGTTCTTCCTGGACTTCTGGGGGTCCGGCCGGAGCTGGTCCCGCTCGCCGCGGCGGGCCTGCTGATCATCATGATCGGCGCGACGGCCGTCACTCTGGCCGGCGGCCTTTCCGTAACCGTGCTGATCCCGCTCGTGGTCGGAGCGATGGCATCTTTCGTAGCTTACGGCCGCTGGCGGCTGGAGCCGCATCGCGGCGGCGCTCCGCGGACCGGGGAAAAGCGCTAG
- a CDS encoding RNA polymerase sigma factor: MSDVVEGVRATLESLYRSESRQVLATLIRLLGDFDLAEDALQEAFTAALEQWPRDGVPGNPRAWLISAGRFKAIDALRRRARFDSSAAEIAERLQAAVADRDEEGLEDDRLRLIFTCCHPALAPEAQVAMTLREVCGLTTEEIARAFLATPPAVAQRIVRAKKKIRDARIPYVVPSKEDLPHRLDAVLRTVYLVFNEGYSASFGESVTRHDLCAEAIRLGRLLAELLPDPEALGLLALMVLHDSRRAARVSPAGELVLLEDQDRSLWDGGQIREGTALVARAFASGQVGTYAIQAAIAAAHARARSSAATDWVQIVSLYDMLLAADPSSVVALNRAVAVAMRDGPQAGLELIEEILGRGELVNYHLAHAARAELCRRLGRTAEARASYERALGLARQEPERRFLGRRLAELG; this comes from the coding sequence ATGAGCGACGTCGTTGAAGGGGTGCGCGCGACCCTCGAGTCGCTGTATCGCTCCGAATCCCGCCAGGTTCTCGCCACCCTGATCCGGCTGCTGGGCGATTTCGATCTCGCCGAGGACGCGCTCCAGGAGGCCTTCACGGCCGCGCTCGAGCAGTGGCCTCGCGACGGCGTCCCCGGGAACCCTCGCGCCTGGCTGATCTCGGCCGGACGCTTCAAGGCCATCGACGCGCTGCGCCGGCGTGCTCGATTCGACAGCTCCGCGGCGGAGATCGCCGAGCGCCTCCAGGCGGCCGTAGCGGACCGGGACGAAGAAGGCCTGGAGGACGACCGGCTGCGGTTGATCTTTACCTGCTGCCACCCCGCGCTCGCGCCGGAGGCGCAGGTCGCGATGACGCTGCGCGAGGTCTGCGGGCTCACGACCGAGGAAATCGCGCGCGCTTTCCTCGCTACCCCTCCGGCCGTGGCGCAGCGCATCGTACGAGCCAAGAAAAAGATCCGCGACGCGCGCATTCCCTACGTCGTGCCATCTAAAGAAGATTTGCCCCACCGGCTGGATGCGGTCCTGCGGACCGTCTATCTGGTATTTAACGAAGGCTACTCGGCCTCGTTCGGCGAATCGGTCACGCGGCATGATCTTTGCGCCGAAGCGATCCGGCTGGGGCGTTTGCTGGCGGAGCTGCTTCCGGATCCCGAGGCGCTCGGCTTGTTGGCCTTGATGGTCCTGCACGACTCCCGCCGCGCGGCCCGCGTCAGTCCGGCGGGAGAGCTGGTGCTGCTGGAGGATCAGGACCGCTCGCTGTGGGACGGGGGGCAGATCCGCGAGGGCACGGCGCTCGTGGCGCGGGCGTTCGCCTCAGGTCAGGTCGGTACCTACGCGATTCAAGCCGCGATTGCGGCTGCTCATGCCCGGGCTCGATCTTCCGCGGCCACGGACTGGGTGCAGATCGTGAGTCTCTATGACATGCTGCTCGCGGCCGACCCGTCGTCCGTGGTCGCGCTCAACCGCGCGGTGGCCGTGGCGATGCGGGACGGCCCTCAGGCCGGGCTCGAGCTGATCGAAGAAATCCTCGGGCGGGGCGAGCTGGTGAATTACCATCTCGCGCATGCGGCGCGCGCGGAACTCTGCCGCCGACTGGGGCGCACGGCGGAGGCCCGGGCCTCCTACGAGCGGGCGCTCGGCCTCGCCCGGCAGGAGCCCGAAAGGCGGTTTCTTGGCCGGCGACTGGCCGAGCTGGGCTGA
- a CDS encoding alpha/beta hydrolase gives MPFASVRGVTIHYKVLGDRGPWVALSPGGRRDLGAVEPLATLVAAAGHRVAVFDRRNCGASDVSIAGEDSEYEIWADDLHGLLLQLGALPAFVGGSSSGCRTALLFALRHPEAVRGLLLWRVTGGRFACERLAQEYYGQYIEAARRGGMAAVCEMEHWQERIRARPENRDRLMAMDPARFVAVMSHWREYFVRSADLPVIGATEAELRSIAAPACIIPGNDNTHSRATGENLARLLPRAEVHVLFPKHYDMALSPREEWDEKNPEIAALFADFMARAGGMQAGRRP, from the coding sequence ATGCCTTTTGCCAGCGTGCGCGGCGTGACGATCCATTATAAGGTCCTCGGTGACCGCGGTCCCTGGGTGGCGCTTTCGCCGGGAGGGCGGCGCGACCTCGGCGCCGTCGAGCCGCTGGCGACGCTCGTCGCCGCCGCCGGCCATCGCGTCGCGGTCTTCGACCGTCGGAACTGCGGCGCCTCGGACGTGTCGATCGCGGGCGAGGATTCGGAGTACGAGATCTGGGCCGACGACCTCCACGGACTGCTTCTGCAACTGGGCGCGCTGCCAGCGTTCGTCGGCGGCAGCTCTTCGGGCTGCCGCACGGCGCTTCTTTTCGCGCTGCGCCATCCCGAAGCCGTCCGGGGCCTGCTTCTTTGGCGCGTGACCGGCGGGCGCTTCGCCTGCGAGCGGCTGGCGCAGGAGTACTACGGCCAGTACATCGAGGCCGCGAGGCGGGGCGGAATGGCGGCGGTGTGCGAGATGGAGCACTGGCAGGAGCGGATTCGCGCGCGGCCGGAAAACCGCGATCGGCTCATGGCCATGGATCCGGCGCGCTTCGTCGCCGTGATGTCGCACTGGCGCGAGTACTTCGTGCGGAGCGCCGACCTGCCCGTCATCGGCGCGACCGAGGCGGAGCTGCGGTCGATCGCCGCCCCGGCGTGCATCATTCCCGGCAACGACAACACGCATTCGCGCGCGACCGGCGAAAACCTGGCGCGTCTGCTGCCCCGGGCCGAGGTCCATGTGCTGTTCCCGAAGCACTACGACATGGCGCTCAGCCCGCGAGAGGAGTGGGACGAGAAAAATCCTGAGATCGCCGCGCTGTTCGCCGATTTCATGGCGCGGGCGGGTGGCATGCAAGCGGGAAGGCGACCGTAG
- a CDS encoding M48 family metallopeptidase, with amino-acid sequence MNTKILGCVLSALLTLLGVACQTVQQTGRAQFIVVSESQEQQLGEDAFQDVLKKNRLSTRSDWQAQLRRVGQRIAAAADKPDYKWEFHVLQGKEINAFALPGGKVAFWEGIMPVAGDDEGVAVIMGHEVAHALARHGAERMSQQLGVQAIGQILALGVGKVNPGLQQDFLKMYGLGATVGVLLPWGRAQESEADRIGLNLMARAGYDPAAAVAFWERMARVTGDKPPEFLSTHPSDETRIAQIKAWLPEARAQYRRR; translated from the coding sequence ATGAACACGAAAATCCTTGGATGCGTGCTTTCGGCGCTTTTGACACTCCTGGGCGTCGCCTGCCAGACCGTCCAGCAAACGGGGCGTGCGCAGTTCATCGTCGTTTCCGAGTCCCAGGAGCAGCAGCTCGGAGAGGACGCCTTTCAGGACGTGCTCAAGAAAAACCGACTTTCGACGCGCAGCGACTGGCAGGCCCAGCTGCGCCGCGTCGGCCAGCGCATCGCCGCCGCCGCCGACAAGCCCGACTACAAATGGGAGTTCCACGTGCTCCAGGGCAAGGAGATCAACGCCTTCGCGCTTCCCGGCGGCAAGGTCGCGTTCTGGGAGGGGATCATGCCGGTCGCCGGGGACGACGAGGGCGTCGCCGTCATCATGGGCCACGAGGTGGCGCACGCGCTCGCGCGCCACGGCGCCGAGCGCATGAGCCAGCAGCTCGGAGTTCAGGCCATCGGACAGATTCTTGCGCTCGGCGTCGGCAAGGTGAACCCGGGCCTGCAGCAGGACTTTCTCAAAATGTACGGCCTGGGCGCGACCGTCGGCGTGCTCCTCCCGTGGGGAAGAGCGCAGGAATCCGAAGCCGATCGGATCGGACTCAACCTGATGGCCAGGGCGGGATACGATCCGGCGGCCGCCGTTGCTTTCTGGGAACGGATGGCCAGGGTAACGGGAGACAAGCCGCCGGAATTTCTTTCCACACACCCGAGCGACGAGACGCGCATCGCGCAGATCAAGGCCTGGCTGCCCGAAGCCCGCGCGCAGTACCGCCGCCGGTAG
- a CDS encoding MBL fold metallo-hydrolase: protein MRQLLPDVYTWPWYSQPHGYNFNGHFIRHADGNVCVDPVEPAEEDLEEMARYGVTRIVLTNRNHSRAANKVRARTGARTAIHPADALHARKEGAELDGDLRPGDRIGPFTAVAVPGKSPGEIALYWPERKILLVGDAVVGDPPGRCKLLPDRVVDDPPRLRRSVAALLALDFDTLLVGDGEPILQRAKDRLRELVDTFPK, encoded by the coding sequence ATGCGGCAACTTCTGCCCGACGTCTACACGTGGCCGTGGTACTCGCAGCCCCACGGCTACAATTTCAACGGCCATTTCATCCGGCACGCTGACGGGAACGTATGCGTCGATCCCGTGGAGCCCGCCGAGGAAGACCTCGAAGAGATGGCGCGTTACGGCGTGACGCGCATCGTGCTGACCAATCGCAATCATTCCCGCGCCGCCAACAAGGTGAGGGCACGCACCGGCGCGCGCACCGCAATCCATCCGGCGGACGCGCTGCACGCGCGCAAGGAAGGCGCGGAGCTGGACGGCGATCTCCGTCCCGGAGATCGAATCGGTCCGTTCACGGCGGTCGCCGTGCCGGGGAAGTCGCCGGGGGAAATCGCTCTTTACTGGCCGGAGCGAAAAATCCTGCTGGTCGGAGACGCGGTCGTCGGCGATCCGCCGGGGCGCTGCAAGTTGCTTCCGGACAGGGTGGTGGACGATCCGCCGCGGTTGCGCCGGAGCGTCGCCGCTCTTCTCGCGCTGGACTTCGACACTCTGCTGGTGGGGGACGGCGAGCCGATTCTACAGCGCGCAAAGGACCGGCTCCGGGAACTGGTCGATACCTTTCCGAAGTGA
- a CDS encoding iron ABC transporter permease yields the protein MSTRAAPFPARRLLRLRFSPPQWLTGQTIGVGALTALLIWLIMVPLAVVIWGAFRDGQPGQAGEYTLMKFVEAYRDTLLQTVGNTLVFALGAALLCLAIGAYLAWITERTDAPLRPLIYAMALFPLIAPGVLMASAWVLVLHPKIGVVNVAARNLLGIEGTLFNGYSMAGMIWAQAMDQISLPFLLMAAAFRSMDPSLEEASAVAGARFSTTLRRVTLPLLLPSVLAVFLLVFVRAIESFDVPAVLGVPAGVPVFATQVFLAVWDVPQDYNVASAFGVGYLAVSLFLLYLYHRATRMSERFVTVTGKAFRPRRIQLGPWRWPLSLSSLLLLGASVGLPVFVFTWTSFVQFYQVPSLTQLRHFSLENYRAILELPNTAQSIYNTLLVGGVSSLIIVLLAATISWVVIRSRVPGRKFLDFLSFSPIAIPGTVMGLALLWLYLVVPIPIYATIWILIVAFVGKYITVAVRSTHASLQQISPELEEVSTVSGASWGRTFRSVVLPLMAPGLSVAFVYTLSLTFKVLSMPILLGSVETKMMAVTIYNLYEDGQYPMLSAMGVILLLLVLTLSLIGTWIGRRFGVKQD from the coding sequence ATGAGCACTCGTGCCGCTCCCTTCCCGGCGAGGCGCCTGCTCCGTTTGCGCTTCTCTCCGCCCCAGTGGCTCACCGGCCAGACTATCGGCGTCGGCGCGCTGACCGCGCTCCTCATCTGGCTGATCATGGTCCCCCTGGCGGTCGTGATCTGGGGCGCGTTTCGCGACGGGCAGCCCGGCCAGGCCGGCGAATATACTCTGATGAAGTTTGTCGAGGCCTACCGGGACACCCTGCTGCAGACCGTCGGCAACACTCTGGTCTTCGCGCTCGGCGCCGCCCTCCTCTGCCTGGCGATCGGCGCCTATCTCGCCTGGATCACCGAGCGCACCGACGCGCCGCTGCGGCCGCTGATCTACGCGATGGCGCTTTTTCCCCTGATCGCCCCCGGAGTGCTGATGGCGAGCGCCTGGGTCCTCGTCCTCCACCCGAAGATCGGGGTCGTCAACGTCGCCGCGCGGAACCTCCTGGGCATCGAGGGAACTCTGTTCAACGGCTACAGCATGGCGGGGATGATCTGGGCTCAGGCGATGGACCAGATCTCCCTGCCGTTCCTGCTCATGGCGGCGGCGTTCCGCTCGATGGACCCGTCGCTGGAGGAAGCCTCGGCCGTGGCCGGGGCGCGCTTCTCGACCACGCTGCGCCGGGTGACCCTGCCGCTCCTGCTGCCGAGCGTGCTCGCGGTTTTCCTCCTCGTCTTCGTGCGCGCCATCGAGAGCTTCGACGTGCCCGCGGTGCTCGGCGTGCCGGCGGGGGTGCCGGTGTTCGCGACCCAGGTGTTCCTTGCGGTCTGGGACGTGCCGCAGGACTACAACGTCGCGTCCGCGTTCGGCGTCGGCTACCTGGCGGTGAGCCTTTTTCTCCTCTACCTGTACCACCGCGCCACCCGCATGTCGGAACGCTTCGTGACGGTCACGGGAAAGGCCTTCCGGCCGCGCCGCATCCAGCTCGGGCCCTGGCGCTGGCCGCTGAGCCTTTCGAGCCTGCTGCTGCTCGGAGCCAGCGTCGGTCTGCCGGTCTTCGTTTTCACCTGGACCTCCTTCGTCCAGTTCTACCAGGTCCCGTCGCTGACCCAGCTCCGGCACTTCAGCCTGGAGAACTACCGGGCGATCCTGGAGCTGCCCAACACCGCGCAAAGCATCTACAACACGCTGCTGGTCGGTGGCGTTTCGTCGCTCATCATCGTGCTGCTCGCCGCCACGATCTCCTGGGTCGTAATCCGCAGCCGGGTGCCGGGAAGAAAGTTCCTCGATTTCCTCTCCTTCTCCCCGATCGCGATCCCCGGCACCGTCATGGGCCTCGCCCTTTTGTGGCTCTACCTCGTGGTGCCGATTCCGATCTATGCGACGATCTGGATTCTGATCGTCGCCTTCGTCGGCAAGTACATCACGGTGGCGGTCCGCTCGACCCACGCCTCGCTGCAGCAGATCAGCCCGGAGCTCGAGGAGGTCTCCACGGTGAGCGGCGCTTCCTGGGGCCGCACGTTCCGCTCGGTGGTGCTGCCGTTGATGGCCCCGGGCCTGTCGGTCGCTTTCGTCTACACGCTGTCGCTTACCTTCAAGGTCCTCTCGATGCCGATCTTGCTCGGCAGCGTCGAGACCAAGATGATGGCGGTGACGATCTACAATCTCTACGAGGACGGGCAGTACCCGATGCTGTCCGCGATGGGAGTGATCCTGCTCCTGCTCGTCCTCACGCTCTCGCTCATCGGCACCTGGATCGGCCGGCGCTTCGGCGTGAAACAGGACTAG
- a CDS encoding YciI family protein: protein MKYMLLIYLEEGALNEAERQACYAESTQLAHELYEKGVYVAANPLQPAASATSVRVRDGKRFVTDGPFAETREQLGGYFLIEASDLDEALDVAARIPVARKGTVEVRPVVELPGLPGR, encoded by the coding sequence ATGAAATACATGTTGTTGATTTATCTCGAAGAGGGGGCGCTGAACGAAGCGGAACGACAGGCCTGTTATGCTGAATCGACCCAGCTCGCGCACGAGCTCTACGAAAAGGGGGTTTACGTGGCCGCCAATCCTCTGCAACCCGCCGCGTCCGCGACGAGTGTGCGTGTCCGCGACGGCAAGCGGTTCGTCACCGACGGACCGTTCGCCGAAACGCGCGAGCAGCTCGGCGGCTATTTTCTCATCGAGGCCAGCGACCTTGATGAGGCGTTGGATGTCGCCGCCCGCATTCCCGTTGCGCGCAAAGGTACGGTCGAGGTCCGGCCGGTGGTCGAGCTTCCCGGCCTGCCGGGCCGGTAG
- a CDS encoding VOC family protein, with the protein MEVQPYLFFDGCCEEAIEFYQRAVGAETLMLMRFKDSPEPPPGILPAGSENKIMHAALRIGDTIVMASDGHCSGKPSFRGFSLSLSVPDVGAAERVFVALSEGGQVQMPLGKTFWSPRFGMLTDRFGIGWMVNVTPPEQAEPARK; encoded by the coding sequence GTGGAAGTCCAACCGTATCTGTTTTTCGACGGTTGCTGCGAAGAGGCGATCGAGTTCTACCAGCGCGCCGTGGGAGCCGAGACGCTGATGCTCATGCGCTTCAAAGACAGTCCGGAGCCGCCGCCGGGCATACTGCCCGCGGGCAGCGAAAACAAAATCATGCACGCAGCCCTGCGCATCGGCGACACGATCGTGATGGCCTCCGACGGCCATTGCTCGGGAAAGCCGTCGTTTCGGGGTTTTTCGCTATCCCTGTCGGTGCCCGACGTCGGCGCCGCCGAGCGGGTATTTGTCGCGCTGTCGGAAGGCGGCCAGGTGCAGATGCCGCTCGGCAAGACCTTCTGGTCGCCGCGCTTCGGCATGCTCACCGACCGCTTCGGCATCGGATGGATGGTCAACGTCACGCCGCCTGAGCAGGCGGAGCCGGCGCGGAAGTAA
- a CDS encoding MoaD/ThiS family protein: MIRVVLPAQLRKLARVDGEVVLEVRGEVTQRAVLDALEARYPMLRGTIRDHVTQRRRAFVRYFACGQDLSHDAADTRLPDAVAGGAEPFMIVGAIAGG; encoded by the coding sequence ATGATTCGCGTGGTGTTGCCCGCGCAACTGCGCAAGCTCGCCCGGGTCGACGGCGAGGTTGTCCTGGAGGTCCGGGGCGAGGTCACGCAGCGCGCCGTGCTCGATGCGCTCGAGGCGCGGTACCCGATGCTCCGCGGCACGATCCGCGACCACGTCACGCAAAGGCGGCGCGCCTTCGTGCGTTACTTCGCCTGCGGGCAGGACCTTTCGCACGATGCCGCCGACACCAGGCTCCCGGATGCGGTCGCAGGCGGCGCCGAGCCGTTCATGATCGTGGGAGCAATCGCCGGGGGATAG
- a CDS encoding extracellular solute-binding protein, whose product MSRLQVKIVIALLAAFALSLGTAARAAAQAVQLPTGWKTPSELYAMLAKLPRDRLDQVLYEGAKKEGVVVYASPAEENQVGKLLEGFMARYPGIKGQSLGGQQEDISNRILAEARAGRSSFDLISVGTFLGQYREARALAELHDLVGNDRYPPQFRGKDFYSWNLLSMVIAYNTNLVKPAEAPKGYMEILDPKWRGKVAVDNSPDTWMFGMLHKWGFDKTYDYQKRLIQEQKALIRKGHTNQTNLLVAGAFPLAIELYSYKIADMKHKGAPVDMILPREFVAAEATGVGVSSRAAHPYAALLLARFHVDPEGGQKILAQFGRVMAHPDTRLKYEELQQVTAKDTLDRMSLLTAEELVKYAKPYAKIIKEIYNPAFRGGK is encoded by the coding sequence ATGTCGAGGTTACAGGTCAAGATCGTGATCGCTCTGCTCGCCGCCTTCGCTCTGAGCCTGGGCACGGCAGCCCGCGCGGCGGCGCAGGCCGTCCAGCTGCCCACCGGATGGAAAACCCCGAGCGAGCTTTACGCGATGCTCGCGAAGCTCCCCCGCGACCGGCTGGACCAGGTGCTCTACGAGGGGGCCAAGAAAGAAGGCGTCGTGGTTTACGCTTCGCCGGCCGAGGAGAACCAGGTCGGCAAGCTGCTGGAAGGCTTCATGGCCAGGTACCCCGGGATCAAGGGTCAGAGCCTCGGTGGCCAGCAGGAGGACATCAGCAACCGCATTCTCGCCGAGGCTCGCGCCGGGCGCAGCAGCTTCGATCTGATCAGCGTCGGCACGTTTCTCGGCCAGTATCGGGAAGCCAGGGCTCTGGCGGAGCTTCACGATCTCGTCGGCAACGACCGCTACCCGCCCCAGTTCCGCGGCAAGGACTTCTACTCGTGGAACCTGCTGAGCATGGTGATCGCCTACAACACCAATCTGGTGAAGCCGGCCGAAGCTCCCAAAGGCTACATGGAAATCCTGGACCCCAAGTGGAGGGGCAAGGTCGCGGTCGACAATTCCCCGGATACCTGGATGTTCGGCATGCTCCACAAGTGGGGCTTCGACAAGACCTACGACTATCAGAAGCGGCTCATCCAGGAGCAAAAGGCGCTCATCCGCAAGGGCCACACCAATCAGACGAATCTGCTCGTGGCCGGTGCCTTTCCGCTGGCGATCGAGCTGTACTCGTACAAGATCGCCGACATGAAGCACAAGGGCGCGCCCGTCGACATGATCCTCCCCAGGGAGTTCGTCGCCGCGGAAGCGACGGGGGTCGGCGTCAGCAGCCGGGCCGCACACCCCTACGCGGCGCTGCTCCTCGCGCGGTTTCATGTCGATCCCGAGGGCGGGCAAAAGATCCTCGCGCAGTTCGGCCGGGTCATGGCCCACCCGGACACCAGGCTCAAGTACGAGGAGCTCCAGCAGGTCACGGCGAAGGACACCCTGGATCGGATGTCGCTCCTGACCGCAGAGGAGCTGGTGAAGTACGCCAAGCCGTACGCGAAGATCATCAAGGAAATCTACAACCCCGCGTTTCGCGGCGGCAAGTAG
- a CDS encoding exo-alpha-sialidase has translation MSGVRVLVGTRKGGFVLSSDGKRGRWDVKGPFFAGWEIYHMKGSPADPDRLYASQSSSWFGQIIQRSDDGGMTWHQPGTPPGQPMTTPEGFPKGESNKFVYDTSPETGKPLTTHQWYDGTPHPWEFKRVWHLEPSLNDPDTVYAGVEDAALFRTTDGGRTWHELAGLRGHGTGEKWAPGAGGLCLHTILLDPSNSGRMYTAISSAGAFRTDDGGKSWKPITKGLHSLYIPDPTAEIGHCVHRIAMHPSRPNVLFMQKHWDVMRSDDAGGNWHEVSGNLPTDFGFVIDVHAHEPETIYVVPIKSDSEHFPPDGKLRVYRSRTGGNEWEPLTKGLPQSDCYVNVLRDAMAVDSLDPCGVYFGTTGGQVYASANGGDGWAPIVRDLPAVLSVEVQTLP, from the coding sequence ATGAGCGGAGTGCGGGTTCTTGTAGGGACACGGAAAGGCGGTTTTGTCTTGAGCTCGGACGGGAAGCGGGGGCGCTGGGACGTCAAGGGGCCTTTTTTTGCAGGCTGGGAGATCTACCATATGAAAGGGTCGCCTGCGGATCCCGATCGGCTGTACGCCTCGCAGTCGAGCAGCTGGTTCGGGCAGATCATCCAGCGGTCCGACGACGGCGGCATGACGTGGCACCAGCCGGGCACGCCGCCCGGCCAGCCGATGACCACGCCCGAAGGTTTCCCCAAGGGCGAGAGCAACAAGTTCGTCTACGACACCTCCCCCGAGACCGGCAAGCCGCTGACGACGCACCAATGGTACGACGGGACGCCCCATCCCTGGGAATTCAAGCGCGTCTGGCACCTCGAGCCGTCGCTGAACGATCCCGACACCGTCTACGCCGGGGTCGAGGACGCGGCCCTGTTTCGCACCACCGACGGGGGACGCACCTGGCATGAGCTGGCCGGCCTGCGCGGACACGGCACCGGCGAGAAATGGGCGCCGGGCGCCGGTGGGCTGTGTCTCCATACGATCCTGCTCGATCCGAGCAATAGCGGTCGAATGTACACTGCGATCTCTTCGGCCGGCGCTTTTCGCACCGATGACGGCGGCAAGAGCTGGAAGCCGATCACCAAGGGGCTTCACTCGCTGTACATCCCCGACCCCACAGCGGAGATCGGCCACTGCGTACACCGGATCGCGATGCATCCTTCTCGCCCGAACGTCCTGTTTATGCAAAAGCACTGGGACGTCATGCGCAGCGATGACGCCGGCGGCAACTGGCATGAGGTCAGCGGCAATCTGCCCACCGACTTCGGCTTTGTCATCGACGTGCACGCGCACGAGCCCGAGACGATTTACGTCGTGCCGATCAAGAGCGACTCGGAACATTTTCCGCCCGACGGCAAGCTCCGCGTCTACCGCAGCCGCACGGGTGGAAACGAATGGGAGCCGCTTACGAAGGGGCTGCCGCAGAGCGACTGCTACGTCAACGTGCTGCGCGACGCCATGGCGGTCGACTCGCTCGATCCCTGCGGCGTCTATTTCGGCACCACCGGCGGACAGGTTTACGCCTCGGCGAACGGCGGCGACGGCTGGGCGCCCATCGTCCGGGACTTGCCGGCGGTGCTGTCCGTGGAAGTCCAGACGCTGCCATGA